The DNA region CTGTCTTGAAGAATTTTGGTGAATTTTTGCATAGTTGTTCtatcttgttttattatttgattagtgtcattcgacattaaTCATGGACGCTGATGTTCATGATAATACGTCCATCaattatgattttttcttcaagtactcacaggggactacgaccCATTTGATAGCAGTGTTGCATGTGAAGGACCTGaaggtgaacctccggttggttcacatgcagctGCACTTCTATCGTTATGCTTTATAAGTCCGCACACAGTAGCAAGCACCgtctctaaaagatcaagagttgaaagtgtatctagcccctatatgtggttttggtaattaatgacaatacctatggactaacaatggtgttgagtttattagtaggttgttctataggtgatgcatggataagagatatgcatgagctctaggtaaatggggagattaaaaatgcatcaagatgaatgagctctaggtgatgctcgggtaagtgatgacaatgtctatggactaacaatcatactGAGAATttctattaggttattccataggagatgcataaatgatgaagcatggattctttgagaaataacatgagttcaaagaattgcattaaaagtcattgagattttagtgatgctcataagaagaagaagaagctcaataagattagcaataagcttgaaggctaagttacttgtggagatcaagtaactaaaggtatgatttgttaatagagttttatggactaactcgtgtgctatgtgtttaagaatgagtggggttagattctatatgaaaattgacaatatgcatgaaggctaataagttacttgtggagatcaaataacttaaggtataaatgttgtcatttaggttttatggactaacccatatgctttgtgcttgagagtgagttggggttaggatccataagaaggcataagttgaattgaaatcatatatgccaagagtgaagaacaagagtggattccatatttgataaaataaatttcttgaagatgtcgaatacaaattgattttctatggcaagacggtgaatggcaagcaagactcggctgcgatagaccatccgtggtgaagggcaagcaaatagcttgacgtcgaaggaccaagacggtgatgaagagcgagtgaaggctttacgccgatggaccgtgcgaggccacggaaagctatggatgattcacatcaatcatatgaagaatcaagaagagatggagtgaagaatatatgaaagttggcaaccctcaaggtttggaagaaagaagcggtacttgaaagtttttcaaaggctcaaattggttcaaatatgttttatctttgaaattgagtctaggtatgccgctctattaagagggatgcaacgtgagctaattgtcgcatctcagtgctcaagagttcccaaccaaacccaaagtgagagtttgttgttaagagtccggaacGGAAAGTGTGGAAATGTCCAAAATGAGTTTTAAAGTGTTCTTAATtttatcctatgtgttttaggtcatgaattcagttgggatgtgtagccctctgaataagatttccatagagtccaaaatcatcgaaattGGACTctggaatcaaaagttatcgtcgtttttcagaggtcagctgtgctgtactcggagactccggtgaagaccggattctccggtacctggaaaggccggagactccggtgaagtccagatactccggtacctggagtggtcggagactccgggaagtctccggggctattttctgtgttaagtaccgaccggagactccggtataggccggatactccggtaaaagtccagaaaagagcctaacggctagttctaacacattctgtgaccgttctgatgccgtttttggaattgggaccggatactctggtgttcaccggatactccggggtaggcgtgtcagaacagtaacggctagttctttggagtgggctatttataccccactcaccccatcctttggggctgctgcaaggggcacgaaagaacacttttttagagccaaaagaacctctcccactccattctagtgtgtgatttgagaagaaaagtgagttgggttgagagattggaagattgagtgcaagtgagctaaaatccaatcttgagcacttgagttttcggcaagaagttcaattgcatttgttactcttggaggtgaagcctcctagccggctaggtgttgcccggtgagctcccgcgcgtgtggtgagccgcgggaaagtttgtgaagttcgatctcgcctccgaaagggaagagataaagctagtgatcgaggaaagcggttgaaagagacccggctcgttggagcttcctcaacggagacgtaggattcacggtggtgaattcgaacttcgggaaacaaattttgtgtctcctctcttgtttccttacttttaagttcttgctcaaatatttgtgcatattgttcgatctacttatttgtgtgtatttgagtgtaggttctctgtGAATCTACGtggaatcatctccggaaacacacgacatcactacAGAGAACACTAAGCTTGAAAATttattccaaaatttgtatgtatatattgatgagaacgtgtaatttctaattttctaactatgttgtactctttttttcctttgctagaaaggtttttaatgaggcaacctactaataaagtttatttttagaattaattatgtgtccctattatttctaaattttttattttattaataatttttctttattttttttgaaaacgaCCTGCCACTCACCTCtcgtcttggcctataaataccatctcgaACTCTCTATGATGTCATCGGtcacccatctctctttctctacttgctagccagtagccacttgCCCACTTCAAGAAATCAATTCAATATTTCTATTCATAGATCAAGACACTGAGAACTCGCGcgcatggtcatgggtgtgacgatattttgaaaaggtatttagagaaattaacggagAACAGGTAAGATTTACTAAGTATAATATATGCAACTATGAATTAGATGCCAGATCTCCAAAtagaacgggacacttgagaaAGTATATttaatattgcaagcaaaattctgggatttctaatgaaaccatgtaatttttgaAGCATAGTAATatgttgtactttttttttcttataataGAAAggttttaacgaggcaaccaatcaataaagctcttatttatttatttattatattttttgattttttagaattttgtagctattattttttatttttttatttttaaagtgCTGTCGAGCCGAGCATGCCTCCACCGTGTCCGTCGGCCCGGTCTTGCGCCGCCGTGCCACCGTGCCACCGAGCTGCCACTATGCCTGCCAGGCCCCGTCGAGCTGCTAGGCCCGTCGTGCCAGCCATGCCGCCGTGCCAGAATCGTGCCAGGGTTGGCTCGGCACGACACGGTAGAAGATGGGCCATGCCGTGGACTGATGGCGTGGCACATGGGCCAGCGTGGATGGCACGCCCCGTTATAGTAGCTGGGTCTATCGGACCGTGTTAAGCCGGGCCGGTCCGAGTGGCCTATTTAGTCATCTCTGATCtcatatttcacattttagTAGGAAGCTTGATCAaaatttgataattaataattaaaagaTTTACTAAAAATATGATACATCTTTGAGACAGATATTCACCACACTCGTTGTATGTTTCATAATTATCATAAGGTAAATAAGACATTTGTTAATATTTTAGACAATTTGTCATGTTCAACATGGAAACAATCCTCATACTAGGaaagattttttatatatttaaaaataatataattcgATAAAATTACGCTCATAAACTCCAAATGATATATCTTCCTGACCCAACTATATAATAAAAGAAGGGAGAGGAGCCGAGATGATCAAAAGAAGCCAAAAGACAGACAAACAATATGAAGCAAGACTAGTCGGTTAGGAGCGGAAACAATCCACTAAGATCCATAACAGAGTTGCGTCACGATTATACTCATTGGGCAAGGACTTTAGGATTTAGAACACGAGAGAATTAAGTAAGATCTGTATGATTAGATCTTGACATAACCCCAGTGTAATTTTCCCTTTTTAACTTAATCAAGTATCCTTCTATTCAATACACACAATTGATGACCAGATATCCATACTTTAAATAAGAATTTGTATAATCAACTTTACCATTCATCCACAAAGTTGTTCAGCATTACAACTAGAATAATGTTCTTCCATCTAGTAGTAATTGCAACTCAATTTGCGAGTTAATGTGTTCCCTCCAAAGAAATTTGTCAATTCGTTGCAGCAACAAAGAAAGTTTCTGAATGATTCTGAAGTCTGAACCTGATGAAAGAACCAcacttctcaatttttttttgattttcatGAGATGGATTATTCATGCTACTCCATTTGGGATTTGGGTTTGGATGAGACTTTTGCGTAAGAGGGCCCTCACATCGTCTATGTGGCAACAAAGCGGCGCGGCGCCTGCACCCCGTCAAGCTTTACGGCACGGTGGCTGCCGCAGccggccggtggtggtggctaACGGTGGCCGTCGCGTCTCCCatccccttcctctcctcctctcctcctatGCGCCGCGTCGGTGGGTTCCTAGGCTGCACGCGGGGTCAGTCGGTTTGGTGACGGCCGAATATGCTCATCCACGCCGCGATCCGGCATGATCTGCTCGTCATTGTTGGGATTCGCTGAGCTCGGTTGCTTGTCTCTGCTACCGGGTTGAGCGTTGGCCAAAGCTCCTGTCGTCACCCTGGTGGTTTGTGTGCTCGTGCCTTCGAGCACGATTTGCAGGTGGATTGGCGGCGCGCGTGTTGCTCTGTGTGAGTTCCGCTCGGCCATCTAGCCTTTGGGGTTGGGCTCTGTCCCGTCGTGCGTTGGCCTGTCTGACAGTGTGGTGGTTAGCTGCTCGGCCTTTGGTGGTCCGGTGTGGCTGCTCTAGTGTGGGTCATATGGTGCGCATCGACTAGAGCTCTTGTCGTCGCCTTGCTGGTTTATGTGCTCGTGCCTTCATTCACGATCTGCAGGTGGTTTGGTGGCACACGTTTCTCTGTGTGGGTTCTGCCTAGCCGGCTATGATGCTCTTCTTCAAGTTTTTTGCGATGCGGTAAGGTCGGCGTGGTGCGACGCGGTTGTCCTCAATCCCCTTGTGCCATGGCGGCTCCTCCCCTTGTTggatttctttctctttgatCTGGCCTGCGGGGAGCCTCATGGCGTGGGGTGGCATTGGTGTGACGCGTGCTCGTGCTAGCTGTGGAGTTGGGTGTGGGTTGGGTGCCCGGGGCAAAAGCCTTGCCTAACGTTTTGTCAGGCCGACAATGGTGGCGCCCTTAGGCATCGTTTTATCTTTGGAGGCGTTTGTTGAAGAAGCTCCTCCTTTCTTCGTCGTGGTATCATTCGGTGAAATACCTTTGTTTGTGTCTGGACGGGAGACGACGGTGCTTGGGGTGTCATATTCTCCTTGGAGATGTCGCTTTGGAGAATCTGGTGACCGATTTTTTAGTCATGGCGGGACCCTACTTCAGTAACGGTTGCGAACACTTTGGGCCTCTAAAGGGGCAAGTTATCGATGAGGCCTTTGCTCTTTTGGTGCTACACCATTCTATCCACGGGTGGGCTATGGTGGATTCGAAGCTGCTACGTCGAGCTGTCCGATgagcttggcaacgatgacACGTGGTGGTCGTCAGTGGGGGACACGATGACATTAAGACAAAGACCGAGGTCTGTTTCGGGAACTCGGAGCTGCTTGGCAGAAAGATCCGTTGGAGGACTCCACATGTGTTGTTTGCATAGTATAGTGATATTTGCCTTTTATTTATCAGGCAGTTGTTAACGTTTTTAAACTTCTCTCATAAATAAGACCTTTCTTCTTTTATAATAACATCTGCGTCATTGATACatctttttaaagaaaaaaatgctaCTCCATCTGCTAATTCATTTCTCCTCCACCTGGCACCGGCGGGAGGCACGTGAATAACAAAACTACCAGTTAAATCCGCGATTTTGTCCGAGTAGATGGAGCTAACCAACCCAAATCATGCTTATGCACCGGCGCTAATAATGCTCCCGTGATTATTTCAGCGAGCTGCTTCTGCATGTGTTGTGTATTCCCATCTGCATGCATGATCTGCATGATCATGATCAGCTTTTTCGATAAAAGAAATTTTGCATCAAAACATACAAACGCGTGATAGTTCACTCCCTATTTCTACCTACCTAAGATACACTGGGTCTAAAGTATACaaacaaagaaaacaaagtATATTAGAGGTAATAAAAAACACATAGACAGAAGGAAATTAAGGTGGTTGGTTCAATATCCGAAGCATACGCCGGGTAAATAGTGTTCTGACCGCATGCTCCAATCGTATACCTGTTGCTAGCACCATCTCTGGTGATCCCGACTGCTGATCAGCTGATGAGCTACCGGTAGTTTTGTGAGTACTTGGAACTTaaaaaaatctctctctctctctatcggATTTACTTGCCGCCTAGTTAAAATTCAACAAGGCGATGGTTGAGACGTTATATGACAGCGTCACAGCGAGAACGCAAATCAAACAGAGGGGAAAAAAGCGTATGATTACGAAACAGTGGCATCAGCCGACAGTCTACCAATCAACATCCAACCCAAAGTACCAAACCCTGGAGGACGTCGTCAAGATTCTTTTAAACAAAAATGAAATCAGGCAGGTGGAATGAAGACAAGGAAGAAATAATACTGAAATTGCACCAAAatagaccaaaaccacacaaaataaatagatagatagattaaTGTATTGATTTCAGATGGAGCCATTAGCATCTACTCCCTCTAAttacaaatataggtcgttttagccttctcaactacttcctctgattgcaaatataggttgTTTAagtctcctcaactattctctaaatataagttattctcgaacttctatgcacttttttctcttttgtttccttcttaCCTTTGTTCAATAAATACTATCATTCTCATAAattaatgagttatctttttcaatgcaaaataaataaagagcaacaaagtcatttgatctactttcttaatccttatatACAAATCTAAAACatcctacatttgcaatcggatggAGTATTCTCTAAAtgtaagtcattctcgaacttctatacattttttttctcttttattcccttcttgcccttgttcaaTAAATACTACTACTCTCATAAATTAATGAGTTATTTTTtccaatacaaaataaataaaaagcaacaaaattatttaatctactttcttaatccttatgcacaAGTCAAACGATTTACATTTGTAATCAGAGGGAGTGGCTAAGTAGTTAGTCCAATGCAATGCACCTTTCCTTCCTTCTTCTACAGTTGTGCCAAATTTATTCTTAAAAAAAGGAGTTGCATCAAACTAATCAAACTTGTCATGGATGAATGAGATTGTAAATGATTATAAAATGGTTTGGAATTTTAAATCCTCTCCCCTTTGGAGTTGATAATGTATTTGCCATGTGGCCAGTTGCCGCTATTCTATCTGGCGTATATATTCCCCTTGTCCATGCGTTTGTTCCCTCATCAACCTCGCTCGCTGCCATTAtttgcttctcctcctcctcctcttcgctgTCCATCCATCCGTCTCCTGGTACTTCGCTTCTCCGATCCCCACTGCCTTAATATTCTGCAGCCCAGAAGCTCTGCGCTTTGCTCCGGCCGCTTTGCTTCATTCCCGCCACTGTTCCTGCCTCAAAGGTCCGGGCTTTACAGCTGAGAAGCGAGCAGCGGCGTTCAGCATGTTGGGAGCGAGCCCCAAGGCCAAGAAAGGCGTGCCGGTGAAGCTGGGATCGATGAAGAACGCTCATGTGGCCGCCACCGGCGCCGGGGCGCCGGCGGGAGGGAAGGTCCCTGCGGAGGAGGTGTGGGAGGTCCGGCCCGGCGGTATGCTGGTGCAGAAGAGGGGCGGCGCGCTGTCCGACGACGAGCCGTCGGCCAACGTGAAGCCGGTGCCGACCATCCGCGTCAAGGTGAAGCACGCCGGCGTCACGCACGAGATCTACATCAGCTCGGAGGCGTCCTTCGGTCAGTGCTGCGCGCGACAAAGAATTGATTAGTTCAATCTGCTGATGCCGCGGCAAGCATCTGAATGTCGTTTctggattggattggatggaTGCAGGGGAGCTGAAGAAGATGGTGGCGGCGAAGACGGGGCTGCACCCGGACGACCAGAAGGTGCTGTACAAGGACAAGGAGCGGGACTCCAAGGCGTTCCTGGACATGGCCGGCGTCAAGGACCGGTCCaaggtcgtcgtcgtcgaggaCCCCGaggcccgcgcccgccgcctcATCGAGGAGCGCCGCAACGGCCACCTCGAGAAGGCCGTCAAGGCCGTCGCCGCGGTCACCGCCGAGGTCGACAAGCTCGCCCCCAAGGTAGTACTTGCTACTGCACACATTGCCATAGCCCATAGCCAATTAGCTATCCATCCCAAGACTGCATCTTTTCCGAGCCGGGTGAACAGGGGAGTTGACCAATTGCTGCTCCGATTGGCAGGTGGCGGCGCTGGACGCGTCGGTGCGGAAGGGGGAGAAAGTGGCGGAGAACGACGTGGCGCAGGTGACGGAGCTGCTCATGAACGAGCTGCTAAAGCTCGACGCGGTGGTCGCCGACGGCGACGTCAAGGCCCAGAGACGGATGCAGGTGAGCATTGACTGATTCACAGTACTCTCCACAGATCAGGCCATCAATTCGGTTGGTTTCATCAGACAtttcgtcccccccccccccccccccgggatGGCGCGGCTAATGAATCCGGTTGGTGCTGTTGCAGGTGAAGCGCGTGCAGAAGTACGTGGAGACGCTCGACGTGGTGATGGCCAAGAACGCCGCCATCGTCCGCAAAGCCGGCGAGAAGGTCGCCAAcgccaagcagcagcagcagccgccgcagccGAGACAGCAGCAGTCTCACCATCAgtatcagcagcagcagcagccggcggCGCAGACGCGGTGGGAGATGTTTGACCTGCTATCATCGCTGCCGTCGACGTCCTCGGCCTCCTCGACGACCACCGTCAGCTCCACGGCGTCGTCCGGCGCCCCGCCGGCGAACCGGCTCGACTGGATGCTGTTCTGAGGATGATACCCGTCACCGGTCACCAGCGCAAAAGGCAAAAGCAAAAGGCGAATGCAATGCTTGTGTGCCAAGAATTGCACCCGTGCCCATCAAAATCTGATAGGATGTGTGGTGTCCTGATGAGACGATGATTGGGCTAGCtatgtgctgctgctgcttactTTGCTTGGTCACGCATTGCATTGCATGGTACCACTTCTAGTTCATCATGTGGGAGATTTGagagtattttcttttttctttttctgttctTCTTGTTCATCAAATGTTTGAAATTCTTTTGTGTGCATATTattcagagagagaggggggggggggggaagttGATTAGGGTAAGTCAAGTGTATTCAGAACAGATTGGGAATAAGTCAAAAGGGTTGTCGATCTCCAATTGGCGTTTGAAGAAATATACCCATGCCTACACATATAGTCACATACTACcaatcaatacatgcatactGTTCTTGAGAATGAGACGAGGAGACTACTGGTAACTGGTGGATGCAGATTTTCTTTTTGAACTACAGTTGATGCAGATTTTCCTGTAATAAAAAAGGatttgttgttgtcttgtttttgttgttgctgctgctgctgctgagttAGTTGGCGCCTGTCTGTCAGGCTTGATTCCTTTCAGAAATGAATACTTCAGGGTTGGTGCGGTGTTGAATTCTTTATCGCTGTGCCACATTTAGGTGCTCCA from Phragmites australis chromosome 8, lpPhrAust1.1, whole genome shotgun sequence includes:
- the LOC133926138 gene encoding BAG family molecular chaperone regulator 3-like, whose product is MLGASPKAKKGVPVKLGSMKNAHVAATGAGAPAGGKVPAEEVWEVRPGGMLVQKRGGALSDDEPSANVKPVPTIRVKVKHAGVTHEIYISSEASFGELKKMVAAKTGLHPDDQKVLYKDKERDSKAFLDMAGVKDRSKVVVVEDPEARARRLIEERRNGHLEKAVKAVAAVTAEVDKLAPKVAALDASVRKGEKVAENDVAQVTELLMNELLKLDAVVADGDVKAQRRMQVKRVQKYVETLDVVMAKNAAIVRKAGEKVANAKQQQQPPQPRQQQSHHQYQQQQQPAAQTRWEMFDLLSSLPSTSSASSTTTVSSTASSGAPPANRLDWMLF